The following are encoded in a window of Arvicanthis niloticus isolate mArvNil1 chromosome 1, mArvNil1.pat.X, whole genome shotgun sequence genomic DNA:
- the Sipa1 gene encoding signal-induced proliferation-associated protein 1, giving the protein MWAGGVGSPRRGMAPAPTDDLFARKLRQPARPPLTPHTFEPRPARGPLLRSGSDAGEVRPPTPASPRARAHSHEDASRPAATATRLFTDPLALLGLPAEEPEPTFPPVLEPRWFAHYDVQSLLFDWAPRPRGTGSHTEANSGTLALAEDQITTSDLLLGAPGFVSELGGEGELGLGGPISPPVPPALPNAAVSVLEEPQTRTTAYSLEHADLGAGYYRKYFYGKEHQNFFGLDEALGPVAVSLRREEKEGNGGGTLHSYRVIVRTTQLRTLRGTISEDALPPGPPRGLSPRKLLEHVAPRLSPTCLRLGSASPKVPRTLLTLDEQVLSFQRKVGILYCRAGQGSEEEMYNNQEAGAAFMQFLTLLGDVVRLKGFESYRAQLDTKTDSTGTHSLYTTYQDHEIMFHVSTMLPYTPNNQQQLLRKRHIGNDIVTIVFQEPGSKPFCPTTIRSHFQHIFLVVRAHAPCTPHTSYRVAVSRTQDTPAFGPALPEGGGPFAANADFRAFLLAKALNGEQAAGHARQFHAMATRTRQQYLQDLATNEVTTTSLDSASRFGLPSLGGRRRATPRSPGAELQAAGALMWGVRAAPGTRVAAGAETSGPDDAEVPCLLGISAETLVLVAPRDGRVVFNCACRDVLAWTFSEHQLDLYHGRGEAITLRLDGPPGQAVGEVVARLQLVSRGCETRELALPRDGQGRLGFEVDAEGFITHVERFTFAETTGLRPGARLLRVCGQTLPKLGPEAAAQMLRSAPKVCVTVLPPDESGRPRRSFSELYMLSLKEPSRRGAPEPVQDETVKLVTLPPTKQLLHFCLKDSSSPPGPGGLTEERTEFLHSHNSLSPRSSMSSDEAPVLPNTTPDLLLVTTANPSATGTDRETPPSQEQSGSPSSHEDSSNSAPELRASILPRTLSLRNSISKIMSEAGSETLEDEWQSISEIASTCNTILESLSREGQPIPERGDPKEASKCDSKPEPGSLSEKVSHLESMLRKLQEDLQREKADRAALEEEVRSLRHNNQRLLAESENAATRLLLASKQLGSPTTDLA; this is encoded by the exons ATGTGGGCCGGCGGTGTGGGGAGCCCTCGGCGGGGCATGGCCCCTGCACCTACCGATGACCTCTTTGCCCGTAAGCTGCGCCAACCTGCCCGGCCCCCACTGACACCACATACCTTTGAGCCAAGGCCAGCTCGGGGCCCACTTCTGCGCAGTGGCAGTGACGCTGGTGAAGTCCGGCCCCCAACACCAGCCAGCCCCCGTGCCCGTGCCCACAGCCACGAGGATGCCAGCCGCCCTGCTGCAACCGCTACTCGGCTCTTCACTGATCCACTGGCACTGCTGGGGTTGCCAGCTGAGGAGCCAGAGCCCACCTTCCCGCCAGTGTTGGAACCCCGGTGGTTTGCTCACTACGATGTGCAGAGCTTGCTCTTTGACTGGGCTCCACGACCTCGGGGGACAGGCAGCCATACAGAAGCTAACTCTGGGACTCTGGCCTTAGCCGAGGACCAGATTACCACCTCCGATCTATTGCTCGGGGCACCTGGCTTTGTGAGCGAGCTTGGTGGTGAGGGTGAGCTAGGGCTGGGTGGGCCAATATCCCCACCTGTGCCCCCTGCACTGCCTAATGCGGCTGTGTCAGTCCTGGAGGAGCCACAGACCCGGACCACAGCTTACAGCCTGGAGCACGCAGATCTGGGTGCAGGCTACTACCGCAAGTACTTCTATGGCAAAG AACACCAGAACTTCTTTGGGCTGGATGAGGCGCTGGGTCCTGTGGCAGTGAGCCTGCGTCgggaggagaaagagggcaaCGGAGGGGGCACCCTACACAGCTACCGGGTCATCGTGCGGACCACGCAG CTCCGGACCCTCCGTGGCACCATCTCAGAGGACGCACTGCCTCCCGGCCCCCCGAGGGGCCTATCCCCAAGGAAGCTTCTGGAACACGTGGCTCCACGGCTGAGCCCAACCTGCCTGCGCCTGGGTTCAGCCTCTCCCAAGGTGCCCCGCACCCTGCTTACTCTAGATGAGCAAGTG CTGAGCTTCCAACGCAAGGTGGGCATCCTGTACTGCCGGGCCGGCCAGGGCTCTGAGGAAGAGATGTACAACAACCAGGAGGCCGGGGCAGCCTTCATGCAGTTCCTCACCTTGCTGGGTGACGTGGTTCGACTCAAAGGCTTTGAGAGTTACCGGGCTCAGCTGGATACCAAAA CGGATTCCACGGGCACACACTCACTCTACACCACCTATCAAGACCATGAGATCATGTTTCACGTGTCCACGATGCTGCCTTACACGCCTAATAACCAGCAACAG CTCCTGAGGAAACGTCATATCGGCAATGATATTGTGACCATCGTGTTCCAGGAGCCGGGCAGCAAGCCCTTCTGCCCAACGACTATCCGCTCTCACTTCCAGCACATTTTCTTGGTGGTGCGTGCGCATGCTCCCTGCACCCCACACACCTCATACAG GGTGGCAGTGAGCCGCACCCAGGACACTCCTGCCTTCGGGCCTGCGCTGCCAGAAGGCGGAGGCCCCTTTGCAGCCAACGCAGATTTCCGGGCCTTTTTGTTGGCCAAGGCACTCAATGGTGAGCAAGCAGCGGGTCATGCACGCCAGTTCCACGCCATGGCTACACGCACACGCCAACAGTACCTGCAGGACCTGGCTACTAATGAAGTGACCACTACTTCCCTGGACTCGGCTTCGCGGTTTGGCCTGCCATCTCTGGGGGGCAGGCGCCGGGCAACCCCTCGGAGCCCAGGCGCGGAGCTGCAGGCGGCGGGTGCGCTGATGTGGGGCGTGCGTGCAGCTCCAGGGACGCGGGTTGCAGCGGGAGCAGAAACGAGCGGTCCGGACGACGCCGAGGTGCCCTGCTTGTTGGGCATCTCAGCAGAGACGCTGGTGCTGGTGGCACCTCGCGACGGCCGCGTGGTCTTCAATTGTGCATGTCGCGACGTATTAGCCTGGACCTTCTCAGAGCACCAACTTGATCTGTACCACGGGCGCGGGGAGGCGATCACGCTACGACTCGACGGGCCCCCAGGACAAGCCGTGGGCGAAGTTGTGGCACGTCTGCAG CTAGTGAGCCGCGGCTGTGAGACCAGAGAACTAGCCTTGCCCAGAGATGGCCAAGGTCGCCTGGGCTTTGAGGTGGATGCAGAGGGCTTCATCACGCACGTGGAACGCTTCACGTTCGCGGAGACCACGGGGCTTCGGCCTGGAGCGCGTCTGCTGCGTGTCTGCGGCCAGACGCTGCCCAAGCTGGGACCAGAAGCTGCTGCCCAAATGCTGCGCTCTGCGCCCAAGGTCTGCGTCACGGTCCTACCCCCAGACGAGAGCGGCCGGCCGCGAAG GAGTTTTTCAGAGCTGTATATGCTGTCTCTGAAGGAACCCAGCAGGCGTGGGGCCCCAGAGCCAGTACAGGATGAAACTGTGAAGTTGGTCACATTGCCTCCCACGAAGCAGCTGCTACATTTTTGCCTGAAAGACAGTAGCAGTCCTCCGGGGCCTGGGGGTCtgactgaggagaggacagagttcCTGCACAGCCACAACTCCCTGTCACCTCGCAG CTCTATGTCGTCCGATGAGGCTCCAGTCCTGCCCAACACCACTCCAGACCTCCTCCTTGTCACCACTGCCAACCCATCTGCAACCGGTACAGACAGAGAAACACCCCCTTCCCAG GAGCAGTCGGGCAGCCCCAGTAGCCATGAAGACAGCAGCAACTCAGCCCCAGAACTGAGGGCCTCCATCCTGCCCAGAACCTTGTCTCTGCGAAATTCCATCAGTAAGA TTATGTCGGAAGCCGGCAGTGAGACCCTGGAGGATGAGTGGCAGTCCATCTCAGAGATCGCCTCCACTTGCAACACAATTCTGGAGTCACTGTCCCGGGAGG GACAGCCcatcccagagagaggagaccccAAGGAAGCTTCAAAGTGTGATTCTAA GCCAGAACCTGGGAGCCTGTCAGAAAAGGTCTCTCACCTAGAGTCTATGCTCAGGAAGCTCCAGGAGGACCTGCAGAGG GAGAAGGCGGACAGGGCAGCCCTGGAGGAGGAGGTTCGAAGCCTCAGACACAACAACCAGAGGCTGCTGGCAGAGTCTGAGAATGCCGCCACCCGCCTACTCCTGGCCTCTAAACAGCTGGGTTCACCCACTACTGACCTGGCCTGA
- the Rela gene encoding transcription factor p65, whose protein sequence is MDDLFPLIFPSEPAQASGPYVEIIEQPKQRGMRFRYKCEGRSAGSIPGERSTDTTKTHPTIKINGYTGPGTVRISLVTKDPPHRPHPHELVGKDCRDGFYEAELCPDRCIHSFQNLGIQCVKKRDLEQAISQRIQTNNNPFQVPIEEQRGDYDLNAVRLCFQVTVRDPSGRPLRLTPVLSHPIFDNRAPNTAELKICRVNRNSGSCLGGDEIFLLCDKVQKEDIEVYFTGPGWEARGSFSQADVHRQVAIVFRTPPYADPSLQAPVRVSMQLRRPSDRELSEPMEFQYLPDTDDRHRIEEKRKRTYETFKSIMKKSPFNGPTEPRPPHRRIAVPSRSSTSVPKPAAQPYTFPTSLSTINFDEFPPMVLPSGQISNQALALASSSAPVLAQTMVPSSAMVPALAQPPAPVPVLAPGPPQSLSAPVPKSTQAGEGTLSEALLHLQFDADEDLGALLGNSTDPGVFTDLASVDNSEFQQLLNQGVSMSHSTAEPMLMEYPEAITRLMTGSQRPPDPAPAPLGTSGLPNGLSGDEDFSSIADMDFSALLSQISS, encoded by the exons ATGGACG ATCTGTTTCCCCTCATCTTTCCCTCAG AGCCAGCCCAGGCTTCTGGGCCCTATGTGGAGATCATTGAGCAGCCCAAGCAGCGGGGCATGCGGTTCCGCTACAAGTGTGAGGGTCGCTCAGCAGGCAGTATTCCTGGTGAGAGAAGCACAGATACCACTAAGACACACCCCACCATCAAG ATCAATGGCTACACAGGACCAGGAACAGTTCGAATCTCCCTGGTCACCAAGGACCCACCTCACCGGCCTCATCCACATGAACTTGTGGGGAAGGACTGCCGGGATGGCTTCTATGAGGCTGAACTCTGCCCAGACCGCTGCATCCACAG CTTCCAGAACCTGGGGATCCAGTGTGTGAAGAAGCGAGACCTGGAACAAGCCATTAGCCAACGCATCCAGACCAACAATAACCCCTTTCAAG ttccCATAGAGGAGCAGCGTGGGGACTATGACTTGAATGCAGTGCGCCTCTGCTTCCAGGTGACAGTGCGGGACCCATCAGGCAGGCCCCTCCGTCTGACACCTGTCCTCTCTCATCCTATTTTTGATAACC GTGCCCCCAACACTGCTGAGCTCAAGATCTGCCGAGTAAACCGAAACTCTGGGAGCTGCCTTGGTGGGGATGAGATCTTCTTGCTGTGTGACAAGGTGCAGAAAG AAGACATTGAGGTATATTTCACGGGACCAGGCTGGGAGGCACGAGGCTCCTTTTCTCAAGCTGATGTGCACCGGCAAGTGGCCATTGTGTTCCGGACTCCTCCATATGCTGACCCCAGCCTACAGGCTCCTGTGCGAGTCTCCATGCAGCTTCGGCGACCATCTGATCGGGAGCTCAGTGAGCCCATGGAGTTCCAGTACTTGCCAGACACAG ATGATCGCCACCGGATTGAAGAGAAACGCAAGAGGACCTACGAGACCTTCAAGAGCATCATGAAGAAGAGTCCTTTCAATG GACCAACTGAACCCCGGCCTCCACACCGGCGTATTGCTGTGCCTTCCCGAAGCTCAACTTCTGTCCCCAAGCCAG CCGCCCAGCCCTATACCTTTCCGACATCCCTCAGCACCATCAACTTTGATGAGTTTCCCCCTATGGTGTTACCATCTGGGCAGATCTCAAACCAGGCTTTGGCCTTGGCATCATCCTCTGCCCCAGTCCTGGCCCAGACCATGGTCCCCTCCTCAGCCATGGTACCTGCTCTGGCTCAGCCCCCAGCTCCTGTCCCAGTTCTAGCCCCAGGTCCTCCCCAGTCCCTATCTGCACCTGTTCCAAAGAGCACCCAGGCCGGGGAAGGCACGCTGTCGGAAGCCCTACTACACCTGCAGTTTGATGCTGATGAAGACTTGGGGGCCTTGCTTGGTAACAGCACAGACCCAGGAGTGTTCACAGATCTGGCGTCTGTCGACAACTCAGAGTTTCAGCAGCTCCTGAACCAGGGTGTTTCCATGTCTCATTCCACAGCTGAGCCGATGCTGATGGAGTACCCTGAAGCTATAACTCGCCTAATGACAGGCTCCCAGAGGCCCCCTGATCCAGCTCCCGCACCCCTAGGGACCTCGGGACTTCCCAATGGCCTCTCGGGGGATGAAGACTTCTCCTCCATTGCAGACATGGACTTCTCAGCTCTTTTGAGTCAGATCAGCTCCTAA